A single genomic interval of Arachis duranensis cultivar V14167 chromosome 7, aradu.V14167.gnm2.J7QH, whole genome shotgun sequence harbors:
- the LOC107459488 gene encoding uncharacterized protein LOC107459488, which produces MVIADASINIKVLLNATAAHFGFRPTYKRVWLAKQKALAHIYGDWDESYNELPRWELGVQLTMPGSVAVLRTSPVRVGDQVDGSQAYFHRLFWTFPPCIEAFRHCKPLVSIDGTHLYGKYGGMLLVAIAQDGNSNILPIAFALVKGKNAESWSFFLSHLRQHVTPQPGLLVISDRHNEIKATLEAPDGGWLPPATYHIFCIRHVAANSALTFKDKDASRLLVNAAYAKTEVEFDYWFDILRSEDLAMCEWANRIEYSLWTQHRDEGRRFEHMATNISECVNSILKGVRNLPVCSLVKATYGKLAELFVRKGREAEAQLGTGQQFTQHLVKCIEANLKTAMCFTVTLYDRDNSEFTVSETTPTGSFSLGSYRVSLGSQTCDCGYFQTLYYPCPHALACCAYSRLTWQSYVHQVYHLSSVFSVYQMGFTPPIFEEFWPLYDGPTVIPDPTKRHASEGRPRSTRIRTTMDEANPNRSKTCGLCRKPGHTRRSCP; this is translated from the coding sequence ATGGTTATAGCTGATGCATCCATCAACATCAAGGTGCTTCTGAATGCGACGGCGGCACACTTTGGGTTTAGGCCGACTTATAAGAGGGTTTGGTTGGCGAAGCAGAAGGCCCTCGCCCACATCTATGGTGATTGGGATGAGTCATATAACGAGCTGCCGCGGTGGGAGTTAGGAGTGCAGTTGACGATGCCAGGTAGTGTTGCAGTCCTTAGGACGAGTCCTGTCCGAGTTGGGGACCAGGTCGACGGCTCGCAAGCCTATTTTCACCGGCTTTTCTGGACGTTTCCACCATGTATTGAGGCATTCCGGCATTGCAAGCCGTTGGTGAGTATTGACGGCACCCACTTGTATGGTAAGTATGGGGGTATGTTGCTCGTCGCGATTGCACAGGACGGGAACTCCAACATCCTGCCTATTGCATTTGCACTCGTGAAGGGTAAGAATGCGGAGTCCTGGTCGTTCTTTCTTTCCCATCTCCGACAACACGTGACCCCACAACCGGGTCTCCTGGTTATATCAGATAGGCACAACGAGATCAAGGCTACGCTTGAGGCTCCTGATGGAGGATGGCTACCTCCTGCTACATACCATATATTCTGTATTCGACATGTGGCAGCAAATTCCGCCCTGACATTCAAGGACAAGGACGCAAGTAGGCTTCTTGTGAATGCAGCTTATGCAAAGACTGAGGTGGAATTCGATTACTGGTTTGATATTCTGCGGTCTGAAGACCTTGCCATGTGTGAGTGGGCGAACAGAATTGAGTATTCATTGTGGACTCAGCATCGGGATGAGGGTAGGAGATTCGAACACATGGCGACAAATATCTCCGAGTGTGTTAATTCAATCTTGAAGGGGGTCAGGAATCTTCCGGTGTGTTCGCTGGTGAAGGCTACTTATGGGAAGTTGGCAGAGCTATTCGTTCGCAAGGGGAGAGAGGCAGAGGCCCAGCTAGGAACTGGACAGCAATTCACTCAACATCTGGTGAAGTGTATAGAGGCCAATCTGAAGACGGCGATGTGCTTCACGGTGACTTTGTACGACAGAGATAACTCGGAGTTCACCGTCTCGGAAACAACTCCTACTGGTTCGTTCTCACTTGGTAGCTACAGAGTGTCACTCGGGAGTCAGACATGTGACTGCGGATATTTTCAGACACTTTATTACCCGTGTCCTCATGCCTTGGCATGCTGTGCCTATTCACGGCTTACTTGGCAGTCGTATGTCCACCAGGTGTATCATCTTAGCTCAGTGTTCAGTGTGTACCAGATGGGGTTCACACCTCCCATTTTCGAAGAGTTTTGGCCACTGTACGATGGGCCGACAGTGATACCGGACCCCACCAAGAGGCATGCAAGTGAGGGACGTCCTAGGTCCACCAGGATCCGAACTACTATGGACGAGGCTAATCCGAACAGGTCGAAGACATGCGGTCTTTGTAGGAAACCAGGACACACACGCCGGAGTTGTCCATAG
- the LOC107459809 gene encoding uncharacterized protein LOC107459809, producing MRRNSVLLLYSLIALAAYFSLRFQAQAAPAGPLINHLSSLLKWTRSSASKTPNSDGSVLQFENGYVVETVVEGNEIGVIPHRIRVSEEDGELYAVDATNSNIVKITPPLSQYSRGRLVAGSFQGHTGHVDGKPSDARFNHPKGITMDDKGNVYVADTQNMAIRKIGDAGVTTIAGGKSTVAGYRDGPSEDAKFSNDFDVIYVRPTCSLLVIDRGNAALRQISLEQEDCDSQSSSVSSTDILTVVGAIILGYATCMLQQGFGPSFFSKTVVSRPSEGEFKAHASHEKTMPILENAKEEPGWPSFGQLLVDLSKLSLEALAGAFTQFIPSRLKSNGPTRGLTPLKDRLKMPEDEVQQPPLVNRQSAPAPAPLTGTRHPATPTEPRQVHTSSTAEKHSEMKPRKIKSSSSKDPSLSSKHHSSSKRAEYAEFYGSTEIPPYTKSKVPKERPRHRSREKSGEVVYGAVRAEPKPAETRTVDYNNPKFDHYSMRTKYASGEAFRFNSQ from the exons ATGAGGAGGAACAGTGTTCTGTTATTGTATTCTCTCATTGCACTTGCCGCTTACTTCTCTCTTCGATTTCAAGCTCAAGCTGCTCCTGCAG GGCCATTGATTAACCATCTTTCTTCACTTCTCAAATGGACAAGGTCTAGTGCCTCCAAGACGCCAAATTCAG aTGGGAGTGTTCTTCAATTTGAGAATGGCTATGTAGTTGAGACTGTTGTGGAAGGAAATGAAATTGGGGTCATTCCTCATAGGATCCGTGTGTCTGAGGAAGATGGCGAACTCTATGCTGTGGATGCAACCAATAGCAACATTGTTAAAATTACCCCGCCATTGTCGCAAT ATAGTAGAGGAAGATTGGTGGCTGGATCATTTCAGGGTCACACTGGGCATGTGGATGGAAAGCCAAGTGACGCTCGTTTTAATCATCCCAAAGGCATAACCATGGATGATAAAGGGAATGTTTATGTTGCTGACACTCAGAATATGGCCATCAGAAAGATCGGCGATGCTG GTGTGACAACCATCGCTGGTGGGAAGTCAACTGTTGCAGGCTATAGAGATGGACCAAGTGAGGATGCTAAATTCTCAAATGATTTTGATGTTATATACGTTAGGCCCACCTGTTCCTTGTTGGTCATTGATAGAGGAAATGCTGCTCTTCGGCAAATCTCCCTTGAACAGGAGGATTGTGATTCTCAATCAAGTTCAGTTTCCAGTACAG ATATCCTTACAGTTGTTGGTGCTATCATATTGGGATATGCGACGTGCATGCTTCAACAGGGATTCGGTCCTTCGTTCTTCTCCAAAACTGTAGTATCT CGACCATCGGAAGGAGAGTTCAAAGCGCACGCAAGCCATGAGAAAACCATGCCGATCCTGGAGAACGCTAAAGAGGAGCCGGGATGGCCATCTTTTGGACAacttcttgttgatctttctaaGCTATCCCTTGAAGCATTGGCTGGTGCATTCACTCAATTCATACCCTCACGTCTCAAATCGAACGGCCCCACGAGAGGCCTAACACCACTGAAAGATCGTCTCAAGATGCCTGAAGATGAAGTGCAGCAACCTCCCTTGGTCAATAGGCAAAGTGCTCCAGCTCCTGCTCCTCTTACTGGAACTCGGCATCCTGCTACTCCTACAGAACCTCGGCAGGTCCATACTTCAAGCACAGCTGAGAAACACTCAGAAATGAAGCCTCGGAAGATAAAATCAAGCAGTTCCAAGGATCCCTCTTTGTCAAGTAAGCATCATTCATCGTCTAAACGAGCCGAGTATGCTGAATTCTACGGATCAACTGAAATCCCACCGTACACTAAATCTAAGGTCCCAAAAGAAAGGCCAAGACATAGGTCGCGAGAAAAGAGTGGAGAAGTTGTTTACGGAGCAGTCAGGGCCGAGCCAAAACCGGCCGAGACAAGGACCGTTGATTACAACAATCCCAAGTTTGATCACTACAGTATGAGGACTAAGTATGCATCTGGGGAAGCCTTCCGCTTCAACTCTCAGTAG